One stretch of Thermodesulfobacteriota bacterium DNA includes these proteins:
- a CDS encoding rhodanese-related (seleno)protein, whose protein sequence is MVWKRCALLLVGLALACAGPVPSQAEVPRMTKEDLRARMGSADVVVIDVRAGGDWTRATEKIAGAVREEPGAEAAWAPKYPKDATLVFYCAUGNEATSARVARKLADMGYTKVYALLGGWAEWKSAGYPLEPR, encoded by the coding sequence ATGGTGTGGAAGCGATGTGCCCTGCTCCTCGTCGGCCTGGCCCTGGCCTGTGCCGGGCCGGTCCCCAGCCAAGCGGAAGTGCCCCGCATGACCAAAGAGGACCTGCGTGCCCGGATGGGCAGCGCCGACGTGGTGGTAATCGACGTGAGGGCGGGAGGCGACTGGACCCGCGCCACGGAGAAGATCGCCGGGGCGGTGCGGGAGGAGCCGGGTGCGGAGGCGGCCTGGGCCCCCAAGTACCCCAAGGACGCCACCCTGGTCTTCTACTGCGCCTGAGGCAACGAAGCCACGAGCGCCCGTGTGGCGCGCAAGCTGGCCGATATGGGGTACACGAAGGTCTACGCCCTCCTCGGAGGCTGGGCGGAGTGGAAGTCCGCCGGCTATCCCCTGGAGCCCCGATAG
- a CDS encoding Ig-like domain-containing protein, producing MTKKRVLRAALAAGLALGLGGGLAGGAAAGPVLEAGDATVRRNGVSAGRLGALPEGGWFSRVPESATASEYLYFDLDGSPLDPAEGSIVLTIERDERQDHEALFVFTTGEWEPVWGPAVRWLEEPFEINYTEAEFIRNGTRLPRRFAARGVPHRYVLAWKWDRVEMYAGGEKLLPDILVPGMMGPILERARYLVIGAETDPRFPAGATVPLHSKLLEFRVFDTFDGWRQAAHVGSVAAEKGFYGAGQEITVTLRGSIDGTAAFTLAGVAESVLMEEVDDGVYVGSVVVPPGLNLASAALTGTLTDPATGQTATLTGKPVAIDSVPPEPPARVLATAPWAKEIELSWTASASADLDHYLVFRGEGRAPDLTGAPFEELRELALVDTRVVPGLTYHYAVLAVDKAGNRSAPSEAVSVTAVAGDGPAITSIHLEPFGRPLRPGQSVTLAVTGQSGGTLTVDLGELGTGLPLVEQGRTGVYRGTYTVTEADVGPTRGLHRVVAHLSDDYGSASLAGPELAVVGLDVWNDVTPPTLSKASHDGFAAAGFSGRLVAGDVLTVTLEGEPQGYASFDLPGVARFIPMAESPTRPGTYTGTYTVGWSDEGVDLPVLVTLADEAGNETTATAGRPVSLDTRVRLLVSARDSLLPADRKATTRLVAKATNANGDDVSGHELALTLSTTEEYTGVVGGGRLEDRTATQDDVDNVEVRWGGVTDSFGEVAATYTAGFAAKTALILAKNLTTGDVGAGWLHTYVASTVALEILPRAARGTPDRAILRLTADPEWLTADGRSTSRVKAVLTDLAGNPLAGQRVTFALGSDNGRLRVLRSGLTDEQGLAEAEYRAGTLAGYVTLTAASREHGVTAAVQLELRADAPAKIDLVASAQRLVSGDKATLSVTVSDIHDNPNIGVPVTFALLSGSGSLAAPSLLTDRNGQGAVAFTAGSTPGTAVLEARHTSRAPNEDELRRVYGTVFVPRLAPRQERDRVRIVEWLVEPREEVAKGQPLVTLEGGNGTWTLAAPEKGVFVREVKHRRDRVELGDTLGYVEIDETVWQEEYGK from the coding sequence ATGACGAAGAAGAGAGTTCTGAGAGCGGCCCTGGCGGCAGGCCTGGCGCTGGGCCTCGGGGGGGGGCTGGCGGGCGGCGCGGCGGCGGGACCGGTGCTGGAGGCCGGGGATGCGACGGTGCGGCGAAACGGGGTGTCCGCGGGGCGCCTGGGCGCGCTGCCGGAGGGGGGGTGGTTCTCCCGGGTGCCCGAGAGCGCCACGGCGTCGGAGTATCTCTATTTCGACCTGGATGGCTCTCCTCTCGACCCGGCGGAAGGATCCATCGTTCTGACCATCGAGCGGGACGAGCGGCAAGACCACGAGGCGCTCTTCGTCTTCACCACGGGCGAGTGGGAACCGGTGTGGGGGCCCGCGGTCCGCTGGCTCGAGGAGCCTTTCGAGATCAACTACACCGAGGCGGAGTTCATCCGCAACGGCACGCGGCTTCCTCGCCGATTCGCCGCTCGCGGGGTGCCGCACCGCTATGTGTTGGCCTGGAAGTGGGACCGGGTCGAGATGTACGCCGGCGGAGAGAAGCTCTTGCCGGACATTCTGGTGCCGGGCATGATGGGGCCCATCTTGGAGCGGGCCAGGTACCTGGTCATCGGGGCGGAGACCGATCCGCGGTTTCCAGCCGGGGCCACGGTGCCCCTCCACTCCAAGCTCCTGGAGTTTCGCGTCTTCGACACCTTCGACGGTTGGCGGCAGGCGGCCCACGTGGGCTCCGTGGCGGCGGAGAAGGGATTCTACGGTGCGGGCCAGGAGATCACAGTCACTCTGCGGGGTTCCATCGACGGCACCGCCGCCTTCACCCTGGCCGGCGTGGCCGAAAGCGTCCTCATGGAAGAAGTCGACGACGGCGTCTACGTGGGCTCCGTGGTCGTACCCCCGGGGTTGAACCTGGCCTCGGCGGCCCTCACCGGCACCCTCACCGACCCGGCCACCGGGCAGACCGCGACCCTGACCGGCAAGCCCGTGGCCATCGACAGCGTCCCCCCCGAGCCCCCGGCGCGGGTGCTCGCCACCGCCCCCTGGGCCAAGGAGATCGAGCTCTCCTGGACCGCGAGCGCCTCGGCGGATCTGGACCACTACCTGGTCTTCCGGGGGGAGGGCAGGGCGCCGGACCTCACGGGCGCGCCCTTCGAGGAGCTGCGGGAGCTCGCCCTGGTGGACACCCGGGTCGTCCCCGGCCTCACCTACCACTACGCCGTCCTCGCCGTGGACAAGGCGGGAAACCGAAGCGCCCCGAGCGAGGCCGTCTCGGTGACTGCCGTGGCCGGCGACGGCCCGGCGATCACCTCCATCCACCTGGAGCCCTTCGGCCGGCCCCTGCGCCCGGGCCAGAGCGTGACCCTTGCCGTCACCGGCCAGAGCGGGGGCACCCTCACCGTGGACCTCGGGGAGCTGGGCACCGGGCTGCCCCTGGTGGAGCAGGGCCGCACCGGGGTCTACCGCGGCACCTACACCGTCACCGAAGCCGACGTGGGGCCCACCCGGGGGCTCCACCGGGTGGTGGCCCACCTCTCCGACGACTACGGAAGCGCGTCCCTGGCCGGCCCCGAGCTCGCCGTGGTGGGCCTGGACGTATGGAACGACGTCACCCCCCCGACCCTCTCCAAGGCAAGCCACGACGGCTTTGCCGCGGCCGGGTTTAGCGGCAGGCTCGTCGCGGGCGACGTCCTCACCGTCACCCTCGAAGGCGAGCCCCAAGGCTACGCGAGCTTCGACCTCCCGGGGGTAGCGCGATTCATCCCCATGGCCGAGTCGCCCACGCGCCCGGGCACCTACACCGGCACCTACACCGTGGGCTGGTCCGACGAGGGCGTGGACCTTCCCGTCCTCGTCACCCTGGCCGACGAGGCCGGAAACGAGACCACCGCCACCGCCGGGCGCCCCGTCTCCCTCGACACCCGGGTGCGGCTGCTCGTGAGCGCCCGCGACAGCCTGTTACCCGCCGACCGCAAGGCCACCACCCGGCTCGTGGCCAAGGCCACCAACGCCAACGGCGACGACGTCTCCGGCCACGAGCTGGCGCTCACGCTTTCCACCACCGAGGAGTACACCGGGGTGGTGGGGGGCGGGCGCCTGGAAGACCGCACGGCCACCCAGGACGACGTGGACAACGTGGAAGTGCGCTGGGGGGGAGTCACCGACAGCTTCGGCGAAGTGGCGGCCACCTACACCGCGGGGTTTGCGGCCAAGACCGCGCTGATCCTGGCCAAGAACCTCACCACCGGCGACGTGGGGGCCGGGTGGCTCCACACCTACGTCGCCTCCACCGTGGCGCTGGAGATCCTGCCCCGGGCGGCCCGGGGCACCCCCGACCGGGCCATCCTGCGCCTGACCGCCGACCCCGAGTGGCTCACCGCCGACGGGCGAAGCACCAGCCGCGTGAAAGCCGTGCTCACCGATCTCGCGGGCAATCCGCTTGCCGGCCAGCGGGTGACCTTTGCCCTGGGCAGCGACAACGGGCGGCTGCGGGTCTTGCGAAGCGGGCTCACCGACGAGCAAGGGCTGGCCGAGGCCGAGTACCGGGCGGGAACGCTCGCCGGGTACGTCACCCTCACCGCCGCGAGCCGCGAGCACGGCGTCACCGCCGCCGTGCAGCTCGAGCTGCGGGCCGACGCCCCGGCCAAGATCGACCTGGTGGCCAGCGCCCAGCGGCTCGTCTCGGGCGACAAGGCCACCCTCTCGGTCACCGTCTCCGACATCCACGACAACCCCAACATCGGGGTGCCCGTGACCTTTGCGCTGCTCTCGGGCAGCGGGAGCCTCGCGGCCCCGAGCCTCCTCACCGACCGAAACGGCCAGGGAGCCGTCGCCTTCACCGCGGGCAGCACCCCCGGCACCGCCGTCCTCGAAGCCCGCCACACCAGCCGCGCCCCCAACGAAGACGAGCTGCGGCGGGTCTACGGCACCGTCTTCGTGCCGCGGCTTGCCCCGCGCCAGGAGCGCGACCGGGTGCGCATCGTCGAGTGGCTGGTCGAGCCCCGGGAGGAAGTGGCCAAGGGCCAGCCCCTGGTCACCCTGGAGGGCGGCAACGGCACCTGGACCCTGGCGGCCCCCGAGAAGGGCGTCTTCGTGCGGGAGGTCAAGCACCGGCGCGACCGGGTGGAGCTGGGCGACACCCTGGGGTATGTTGAGATCGATGAAACGGTGTGGCAGGAGGAGTACGGGAAGTAG